Proteins found in one Quercus robur chromosome 2, dhQueRobu3.1, whole genome shotgun sequence genomic segment:
- the LOC126710987 gene encoding uncharacterized protein LOC126710987, producing MGRVKFDSKPSTPEHQLRKIFKKFVNNEHRLGKQELKEAFEYLGSIIPGFRANRALHHADANEDGFIDEEEMNELVNYAIRVGFTCNKKSSGIEALADEQLRKIFKRYDINNDGQLSREVLKKACQYLDSVIPGFGVDHANANGENFNEEEGMNELVKHAARLGYTISGGTVTDDQLRKIFKQYDVKNDGQLSRADIKKAYQYHNKEELNKLVKDAVRVGFTVKP from the exons ATGGGCCGTGTGAAATTCGACTCCAAGCCTTCTACGCCGGAGCATCAGCTaaggaaaattttcaagaaattcGTCAATAACGAACATCGGCTCGGCAAGCAAGAGCTAAAGGAAGCCTTTGAATACTTAGGCTCAATTATCCCTGGCTTTCGAGCCAACCGCGCCCTCCATCATGCCGATGCCAATGAAGATGGATTCATCGACGAAGAGGAGATGAACGAACTAGTGAATTACGCTATCAGAGTTGGATTTACTTGTAATAAG AAATCAAGTGGAATCGAGGCCCTAGCGGACGAGCAGCTGAGGAAAATTTTTAAGCGATACGACATCAACAATGATGGTCAGCTAAGCAGGGAAGTGCTAAAGAAAGCCTGTCAATACCTTGACTCAGTTATCCCTGGCTTTGGAGTCGACCATGCCAATGCCAATGGAGAAAATTTCAACGAGGAAGAGGGGATGAACGAACTCGTGAAACACGCTGCGCGACTTGGATATACT ATATCAGGTGGAACCGTAACAGATGATCAGCTGaggaaaattttcaagcaaTACGATGTCAAGAACGATGGTCAGCTCAGCAGGGCAGATATAAAGAAAGCCTATCAATACCACAACAAAGAGGAGTTGAACAAACTCGTGAAAGACGCTGTGCGAGTAGGATTTACCGTTAAGCCGTAG